In the Sandaracinus amylolyticus genome, CGACGAGGCCGCCGGAGCGCAGGGCTCGCGGCGGCCTCGTTCGTCGTTCCCGTGATCAGCGGCAGGCGCCCGTCGACGCCACGCTCACGCCCGCGGCGTTCGCGGTGCATCGGTTCGAGTACGTGCGTCCGTCGCAGCCGCAGACCGGCACGTACTCGCGCGTGCACGCGCTCGGGACGTCGCGGCAGGTGCCCATCTGATCGGCGGCGCCACACGACGCCTCGATCGCGTAGTCGCAGAACTGCGCGTCACCGCACCCGAGGCCCGCGATGCCGCCGCACGGCTGCGCGCACTCGCCCTCGTGATCGACGCTGATGCCCGCGCTCGCCGCCTCGCACGCGTTGCCGTGGGTGCGACCGTCGCAGCCGCACACGGGCTGATCGATCTCCGCGCACGCATCGGGGCGACGCTGGCAGGTGCCGGGCGCATCGGCGCGACCGCAGATGTCGTCCGGCTCGTACGCGCAGTAGAAGCCCTCGGGGCACTCGCGCGGGCCCTCGAGGCGGAAGCCGCCGCACGAGCGACCGGTGGGATCGGTGCTCGGGCACTCGCGCATCTCCCACGCGCACACGCCCGCTTCGTCGCGGAGGCAGCGACCGGTGTTGCCACCGATCGATCCGTCCTCGCACATGATGATCGGCGCGCGGCTCGGCGGACCGCACTGCTCGACCGGGCACTCGCTGCCGGGCGTCGCGGCCACCATCTCGCAGCGGCTCGCGACGCACGCGGGCTGCTCGGCGCCGCACAGGTACACCGCGCGGCAGGGCTCGCGCACGTCGGGATC is a window encoding:
- a CDS encoding Kazal-type serine protease inhibitor domain-containing protein is translated as MIRQVQVLPLMAILAVGCVAAEPKSAPEEIEIVDRDEAADSVSRRLELRGVIDHGQALDASFSQRGYAGWLFTAAGGARIVLDASGHDGLDTVLYVYGPQRNQTWSRMRAIAVNDDARGTLDSHVELRAPADGTYLVVVREYFDRAGSFTLSLGCTGSECRPVCRLGECPSGSACEQRFCIRAPCPSFCAPIDPTVACETDVDCVAVPTTCCSCAWGGHERAVNASYADAFAPVCDPDVREPCRAVYLCGAEQPACVASRCEMVAATPGSECPVEQCGPPSRAPIIMCEDGSIGGNTGRCLRDEAGVCAWEMRECPSTDPTGRSCGGFRLEGPRECPEGFYCAYEPDDICGRADAPGTCQRRPDACAEIDQPVCGCDGRTHGNACEAASAGISVDHEGECAQPCGGIAGLGCGDAQFCDYAIEASCGAADQMGTCRDVPSACTREYVPVCGCDGRTYSNRCTANAAGVSVASTGACR